GCGGGCATCGTGCAGATCGGGCACCACGGGGATCGTCCCGGACGCGAGCATCTCCTCGGCGACCAGCGAGATGTTGGTGAAGGACATGGCCAGACCCGCGACGGTCTGGTTGTACAACAGGTTCAGCTCGTCGGGCGTGAGTCGACCGTGGCGGATCACCGGGAACGACACCTCGGGCATGGCCTCGCCGTACACGTGGATCGGGTGCTCGGGATGGCGCCGGTGGAACTCCTCGAGCGCGAGCATGCCGAGCAGATATCCCCGTCGAGGGACGTCGGGCTTGGCGTAGAACACGACGCCCGACCGCGCGCCACGGTGCTCCAACGAGTAGACGTTCGTGTCGCAGCTGAACGGCACGACGTGCGACGACACCCCCAGCTCGTGGCGGAGCCGGTCGTGGACCATCGTCCCGAGCGCGATGTTCGTGAAGCCGAAGCGGTAGGTGTCGGCTGCCAGCTCGTGCTCCGACCCGCGAGGGAAGAAGAACGGCTCGTAGTCCTGGACGAAGTAGAGACGGTGCAGCCCCGTGCCACGCCTGGCCAGCACGTGGGCGGTGGGCCAGCTGGTGGCCACGACCGCGTCGACGCCCTCCCAGCCGGAGGAGGCGTCGCGGACCTCCGCTCCGACCCACGGCCACGAGTGGGCCACGACCTCGGCATGACGCGTGAGGTCGCCGTGGTGACGGTCGTACAGGAACAGGACGCAGGTGTGCCCTGCGTCCTCCAGGGCCCGGATCATCCGGAACATCGTGGTGTGACCGCCCGATCCCGCACTGGGGGGTGTCGACAGCCACCCGATGGTCAGCGGGCCGTCGGATCGTGAGCGCTTGCCGGCCGTGACTGCCGGGAGCGAGCCGGAGTCGGCGATGTCCCCGGGCAGCAGCGGGAAGTCGAGCGCCCCTGCCCCCAGGCGATCGTGTGCGCGACGCACGATGCGGCGCGCCAGACCGGCGGGCCCCTCGTGGCGCAGCTTCTGGGTCGCCCCGCGCACGTTCACGCGAGGAGTGCCCTCGTGCTGAGCGAGCTGCGCACGGCCTCGGCCACCCGGGTCTGCTGCTCGGCGGTGATGCCGGGGAACAGGGGCAGCGACAGGATGCGCTCCGCCGCTGCCTCGGTGACCGGGAAGTCGCCCCGTCGGTGCCCCAGGTGCTCGAAGGCGGGCAGCAGGTGGATCGGGCGCGGGTAGTGGATGCCCGCCCCGATGCCTGCCCCGTTCAGCGCGGAGACCAGCTCGTCGCGTTCGTCGCTCTGGATGACGTACAGGTGCCAGACGTGCTCATTGCCCTCGGCGACCGTCGGCAGCTGCAGCCCCTCGATGTCCGAGAGCAGGCCGTCGTAGCGCTGTGCGGCGGCACGTCGTTCGTCGTTCCAGTCGTCGAGGACCGCGAGCTTGGTGGACAGCACCACCGCCTGGAGGCTGTCGAGGCGGGAGTTGACGCCGATCTCGAGGTGCTCGTACTTGTGTGTCCCGCCGTGGTTGCGGACCGCGCGGAGGTAGTCGGCGATAGTCGCGGACGCGGTGGTGACGGCGCCGGCGTCGCCATAGGCGCCGAGATTCTTGCCGGGGTAGAAGCTGGTGGCGGCAGCATCGCCGATCGAGCCGCTGCGGTGACCGAACCGGCGAGCGCCCTGGGACTGGGCCGCGTCCTCGATCAGGGCCACGTCCTGGCCCACCACGCTCCGCAGCTGCTCCATCGGCGCCATCTGCCCGTACAGGTGGACCCCGATGACGGCCCGCGTCGCCGGGGTCAGTCGCGCCGCCACCGACAGGGGGTCGATCAGGTGATCCGCCGTGACGTCCGCCAGGGCGACGGTGGCACCTGTGCGCACGACGGCCTCGGCCGTCGCGACGAACGTGTTCGCCGGGATGATGACCTCGTCGCCGGGACCGATGCCGCATCCGCGCAGGGCCAGCTCGACCGCGTCGGTGCCGTTGCCCACGCCGAGGCAGTGGTCCACACCGCAGTAGGCGGCGAAGGCCTCCTCGAACGCGGTCACCTCTGGCCCGAGGACGTAGGAGGCGGCCTCCAGCACCCTCGCGAAACCGATCGCCACGTCGTCGGCGACGCGGCGGTGCGCAAGGCGCAGATCGACCAGAGGGATGTCGGTGTCGTTCATGATGCTCCTTCGGAGTAGGACGTACGAGGTTCGTGCTGGGCTCGGCGGCGGGGCCGGCGGAGTGACTTGGCAGCAGGTTGTCTGCGCAACCACGGCCAGATGAGCGCCCCGTAACAGGCCAGAAGTGCCGTCCCTCCGCCGAGCACGGCGAGGAACGGGGGACCGATGTGGTCGGAGACGAACCAGCCGGCCGCCGTCGCCGGGAGGATCGCGATGATCGAGGGGACGAACGACCGCAGCAGGTCCCGGGCCGGGACACCGACGCGGCGCATCGCCACGAGATAGAGCGGAAGCATGACCCCTGCCGCGACGAGCGCGTGCGACCATCC
Above is a genomic segment from Aeromicrobium chenweiae containing:
- a CDS encoding glycosyltransferase family 4 protein, translating into MNVRGATQKLRHEGPAGLARRIVRRAHDRLGAGALDFPLLPGDIADSGSLPAVTAGKRSRSDGPLTIGWLSTPPSAGSGGHTTMFRMIRALEDAGHTCVLFLYDRHHGDLTRHAEVVAHSWPWVGAEVRDASSGWEGVDAVVATSWPTAHVLARRGTGLHRLYFVQDYEPFFFPRGSEHELAADTYRFGFTNIALGTMVHDRLRHELGVSSHVVPFSCDTNVYSLEHRGARSGVVFYAKPDVPRRGYLLGMLALEEFHRRHPEHPIHVYGEAMPEVSFPVIRHGRLTPDELNLLYNQTVAGLAMSFTNISLVAEEMLASGTIPVVPDLHDARADLPNDEVAWSPPTPAGLARALCRAVEDPDVPGRAVRAAASVRTDNWQEAGRAVVRIIEDTALTAGPPQVSWEASGPSSPAPPVATPAPAAP
- a CDS encoding DegT/DnrJ/EryC1/StrS family aminotransferase, with the translated sequence MNDTDIPLVDLRLAHRRVADDVAIGFARVLEAASYVLGPEVTAFEEAFAAYCGVDHCLGVGNGTDAVELALRGCGIGPGDEVIIPANTFVATAEAVVRTGATVALADVTADHLIDPLSVAARLTPATRAVIGVHLYGQMAPMEQLRSVVGQDVALIEDAAQSQGARRFGHRSGSIGDAAATSFYPGKNLGAYGDAGAVTTASATIADYLRAVRNHGGTHKYEHLEIGVNSRLDSLQAVVLSTKLAVLDDWNDERRAAAQRYDGLLSDIEGLQLPTVAEGNEHVWHLYVIQSDERDELVSALNGAGIGAGIHYPRPIHLLPAFEHLGHRRGDFPVTEAAAERILSLPLFPGITAEQQTRVAEAVRSSLSTRALLA